The DNA segment CCGAGCGTCTTGAGGCGCTCCGCCACCGCGGCGTCGCGGATGGTGGCGTTCAGCTCGGCGTTGAGCCGCGCGACGATGTCCGGCGGCGTGCCGGCGGGGGCGAAGACGCCGTTCCACTCGTAGGTCTCGAAGCCCGGCAGTG comes from the Longimicrobium sp. genome and includes:
- a CDS encoding tripartite tricarboxylate transporter substrate-binding protein, with product LPGFETYEWNGVFAPAGTPPDIVARLNAELNATIRDAAVAERLKTLGALTRANTVEEFTAFREQQIEFFAGMVRMANIRID